In the Kitasatospora terrestris genome, one interval contains:
- a CDS encoding leucyl/phenylalanyl-tRNA--protein transferase: MTDDPPAHPVTAAGRPEADPAAWWSTVDPARAPADAPAAFCPDLDPRTLLAAYAHGLFPLPAADLYGELLNETRYEPLVAAGAIALHGPGPTSPYTVAWWSPDPRPVIPTATGVPLSRRLRRRLRNSGWTTTADHAFPEVVAACAADRRPRWLTDDLQASLRELHTAGHAHSVEVRDREGELIAGAFGIRVGAVLSLDSMFHRRPDAARVALADLATRFAAAGGHHLDAQWDSPHIRTLGAAPVPRADYLALLRTPHTAGPPDPAPRPAARLAPPEQH, encoded by the coding sequence GTGACCGACGACCCCCCGGCGCACCCCGTGACCGCCGCCGGCCGGCCCGAGGCCGACCCGGCCGCCTGGTGGAGCACCGTCGACCCCGCCCGCGCCCCCGCCGACGCCCCCGCGGCCTTCTGCCCCGACCTCGACCCGCGGACCCTGCTCGCCGCCTACGCCCACGGGCTCTTCCCGCTCCCCGCCGCCGACCTCTACGGCGAACTGCTCAACGAGACCCGGTACGAGCCGCTGGTCGCCGCCGGCGCCATCGCGCTGCACGGCCCGGGCCCCACCTCCCCGTACACCGTCGCCTGGTGGTCCCCGGACCCGCGGCCCGTCATCCCCACCGCCACCGGAGTGCCGCTCAGCCGCCGGCTCAGGCGGCGACTGCGCAACTCCGGCTGGACCACCACCGCCGACCACGCCTTCCCCGAGGTCGTCGCCGCCTGCGCCGCCGACCGCCGCCCCCGGTGGCTCACCGACGACCTGCAGGCCTCGCTCCGCGAACTGCACACCGCCGGACACGCCCACAGCGTCGAAGTCCGCGACCGCGAGGGCGAGCTGATCGCAGGCGCGTTCGGCATCCGGGTCGGCGCGGTGCTCAGCCTGGACTCCATGTTCCACCGCCGCCCCGACGCCGCCCGGGTCGCCCTCGCCGACCTCGCCACCCGCTTCGCCGCCGCCGGCGGCCACCACCTCGACGCCCAGTGGGACAGCCCCCACATCCGCACCCTCGGCGCCGCCCCCGTCCCCCGGGCCGACTACCTCGCCCTGCTGCGCACCCCGCACACCGCCGGCCCGCCCGACCCCGCGCCCCGGCCGGCGGCCCGCCTCGCGCCGCCGGAGCAGCACTGA